CTGGTTCTGATTCTGCGGTTGATGTGATTGGCTAGAAGTTGATTGATTTGCTTGGGATGATGAAACAGATGATTGTTGCTGTGATTCTGGTGGTGGCGCTGGTGCTCGTCCATAAATACTTGATGCTGTTGTGACACCATAGATTCCGTTTTCCCGAGTACTTAAACTTGTGGAAATGCCACGGATACCATAAATACTTTGAGTGCATTGTTGCAACTGATTCTGCATGTTTTGATTTGTACTGTTGTGATTTTGAGTTGGATTGTGCGATGATGCTGACGATGATGATTGTTGTGGAGCACCGATTATACTAGATAAAGGCTCACGTGATGGTAAAGGTAAAGATGCCTGACCCAACCTCATTTGATATAAACTCTGTGCTGGTACTAATGGTCCCGGTTTAGGAATTACGAAACCATCACGTGGTGATGATGTTGATTTAGCATAAACACTTTGTGATCTGTTCAAATTAGCACGAGTCAATGGTGGCGATTTACAGTAAAGAGACTTAGTACCACCATAAATAGACTCGACGCGTTCCAatgctgttgttgttggtCCGGAATATATTGATGATGCTCCAGTTACTGGACGATATGTTGCATAGCCACTGGTAAATTTAGGACCCGTTGGTTTATCGAAATCATCATAAGTGTCCTCGTCGGATCTTAATGATGAGTTGTCACCGTCATCAATGTTACGGGATTCACGTGCCCGTTGACGTTTCGAACACAAGACGAATCTGTGGATAACTGAAGCTATCGCTGAACCAAGAATAGGACCAACCCAGTAGACCCAATGGCATtcccatttatttattacaaatgcCAGTCCCAATGCTCTTGCTGGATTCAAAAATGGATtctagaatttataaatttatttttattatttactgaataacataatttttttttttttatatatatttattagggtgattcaatacaatttttttttctcttaccCTCTGAAACGTTAATGGTTAGGAGAAAAAAATCTTCCCAAAAGACGGCGCGTTAGTTCAGGTTTAAGAGCtcgctatttttattttaatttcacatCTAATTTACAGgagttatcagatatttttggctgagtttttttcgtaaacaacatctctaaatacaaaatacagacTGTACATCGAtgcactactgtctaatctagcgaagtgcgcttcaattatttgataatcTTAGTTTGTTTAAGCgaaaaactcggccaaagtttccatttactgcattagtgcaacaaagatagtatcGTTTATGGACTTGAGTGTAACAGAGATAAGTGCAAACCCCTGTTAACATgtacaaatttttcttttcattagaAGTTTAATTACTCGTAAGCTATTGAATACTTCTGAAATTTATGCATGTCTTTAAAGCTAATTTCTCAAGTTTTCCAAAACCCGATGACaagttataattatcataGTTAAAACGCCAATTGATGCACGGAATAAATAATACTTGAAAAAGTACAGTTTTAATGGTACAAACAAtcttttcgagctcgaaattataaaaattgcagTTTATGATGTACTTTTCACGGTATCTATTAGTAATTACACTATGAGCTgcaattttaatacttttgagttaaaaaatattgtatttactatcaaaactgtaatttttcctgTAAGTATTGGTTTTTCCGTGTGCTATCGGAAAAgtatcgattttttatttcaaaatgaaattattaattttaattttttttttgttaatttcaattggcgttttaattatgataattttgactTATCATAAAgttttggaaagcttgagGAATCAGTTTTAAAGATCTATGCATTCAGTAGCTCACGagtaattaaagtttaaatgaaaagaaaaatttttacatgttaatcagatgtgaaattaaaattaaaatagcgaccTCTTAGGTAACCACCAACGTTTCAGAGGGTAAgagcagaaaaaaatattaaacattttttgaatcatcctaataatgatattaataaataattaatgaaaaataaaattaccgcTACTAATGTTGAGGCTGTGTAAGCAGCAGCAAGAACACTAGCTGGTGTTGCAAGAAAtgctgaataatttttagctGGATCTGCTTTCAAATGTGCCGCAACAATAAACCATGAAAGTGTTATTtccaaaaacaatttttcgtGGGCCAAAATTGAGCGTCCGTTTGGTGGCAGCAATTGGATTATATTTATACTGTAAAACAAAAggtttatttatgattattgtATATAACGATATGAGTATAAATGATAAGGTCACATATGGGGACCTTATGGGTAGAAGTGCAATGTATTGCAGTAacacttgaattattttttttttaccacacATAGGTCATTACCCTACCGCAATACCACGACCCTTGTGTACCAATGggataataaaaagtaaaacaacCCCCGTTGGGTTATAATGTTTATATTAGCTGGCGACTACTATCGGGGTGATGATACACAACCCCCGTTCGGAACAAGAGTCGCCCAATTTTCACTCGATATGTACAATCATACGGGGTCACGAATAAGACCTTTTATATTAGTTATTCTCTTATGGAACCACATGTGTGGTCCCgaatcatttattatatttttatctattgaaatatatatcaaatcctatttataaatttttttttcccagcTAAGTTTTTTTCCCAGATCAGTTccaatcgatttttttgaaattttcccgccAGAAGTAAAACTAATCACGCTAATTACCGTCAATTGAGacctttaatttatttactcaaaaaatttattattcatctagaataaaaattttttttggaaaaccCACTGACGggacttttgaaaaatttaaaaatgccgccaacttgactgaaaaataattttttctacggacttcttttttcataaaaattcatatcatTAAAgttgaggtttttttttttttaactaacaaATATGTGTCcagaatttattgaaaaaaatttttaaaactgagTATTGACCATTTTTTCACTTGGAGTAAAAATGTCACCGTAATTTCATATGCCGcagaataaaattcataataaatttaaatttaccatgGGAATTTCTAAAAAcgtatttgatttattataactGTAATTGAGTAATTGTGTGTTGAAAcctgtttttttactttttattaaaaaaaaaaaagtagtagcTCGTACGTCcccttaaaaatataattctaaAGGAAATTGCACTTGACTCGAGTGCCAACCTGTACTCTATTTCCGCGATTCACACGACGACGGTAACTACAACAGCCAAGGGAGTCGATGGGAGGTTCATGGGGGATGAGAAAAACGAGCCCCTCTTGTAAACGGTACTGATGCGttggtatatatatacatatatatatatttgtatatagcAATGAACCGCCGCGTGGCAGtgttacattttaaataaatttataaccgATTGTCAGGGGATACTTTTACCCCTCGACATCGCGTTTAACGAGCTATTGATACACCCCTCAGACTCGGACAGACTTTCAAACACTTGTTCTCTTCAATACTCGATGGGTTATCTACAACTTTTAGTTAATCTCCGATTATTCCGCTcgtttaattaaacttaattaaatgattttttttttattctttttttttattttacgaatATTTAAGTATGTATGCTAAATAGGATTTATCTGTTatatttgttgttattattattatgtctaTTAATATAATAGCCAAAAAATGAGGGACACGTGCGaattaaatatcattataaaattacgtGGGAATAGGGGGCGTCATGcattgagttttaatagtCGTGGGAGTCATCCCAcattggtttttttttgtactttaacATCTTTATATGTAATATGACAGCTCACAATTAGGGGTGTTCGTGGAAAAAAAGTAAGCAAAATTTAGAATgtggaaagaaaattaaaaccgGTTAGAAGAAGTTAATTTTGACTTTTGATAgacggaaagaaaaaaaattacagttttaaataataatttctgtGGAGTTACTTTGGttctaattttgaatattacattaaattcatatgtgataaattataaaaaaattgaatataattgttgacatataatttttaaactgtcaattttaaaaataattcgaattagTCGAAAATTCTGATTTCGAATCTATAgatgtatagaaaaaaataatttcttggcccaagaaatttttactcgctccaaaaaaattctttgtaacatgaattgaaaataaaaattttcttgaggcgaaaaaaaatttctaacgtCTAAGaaaatcctaagaaaatttttggtttcatTTCACAATgcataatttttcttgtgccaagaaatcctttgtTTCTGTGGAATATTCGATTGGATACAAATGATTCGcgctcgaaaaaaaataatttcttggcgcgaaaaatttttactcaccacaagaaaatttttacgtgttctcttgaaaaaatttctgttttcaattcataatgcaaaattttttttcgccaaaaaatagtttttttctgTACACTTATACTTAGAATATAAGTAATGtacatattaattatgaaaacataattatattaattaaaatttctaactatttcgtaataatcaaaaattaattttacgatCCGATCGTAATCAAGAAGGTCAACTACTacattcattttcttttttttttaattacatcatatatgtatatttatgcaaataaacattttttacataccaatttattacataaaaataaaaaaaaaaaattgtctcgatagttatttttttaaaaaaagtatttgagtttcattccacatatagtattttttatttaaagaactCCGTATAAAATACCTAAGGTCTTTTTATATTCACTTTTAATTCTGTGGTATCGCAGTGACTGAATTctgttttgaatttaaaagagAATCTACTGAGCCACTTCCCGCTCGCGAAAGAAAGAACTCGCAGGAAACGAACGAACATGTTTatcttcttatattttttttattgtcattctTTTCCTTGTCACTCtcttaccccccccccccctctgtccctttatttttttatttgtccaaatacataattatttttttccgaataAAGACAAATTTAAGAGAAAGTATAAAATCCTAAAGTAATTGtcacttttataaaattaccgCCAAAAAAGGAGTGAAAGGgcaatgattattaattacttgtcATCAATATTCCcaaaaagtgattaaaaaaagcatatatttatataaagttaaatatatatataacataaataatccAGAAAATAGTAACGGACGAGTCAGGTATCGAAAttctttataatattatacgGGTGTAGAATAAAGAAAGCATTTGGTACGGCCTGGACAAGATCCTTTTGAGAGAGGGCCAGAAGTTTAAATAAGAAAGGAGAAGAGAAGATAAAAGAAGAAATAACCACCAGGCCGTAACATCATGGCATCGTAAAAGTGTGTAAAGGAAAATGGACGATACGATTGGATGGCAAGGATGTATATAAGATTGTTAAGTATACAGTAAGCGGCGGTAGGACCAGGTCCCTACTTTGAGACAGCAGCTGCAAGTTGGgcccaaaaaaaatgaaaaagagatgatcctatatatataaatcgtAGCAGTGTTATATGAAATACGGGGGAAACACGTGCCGGCCACATGTTGCACGGTTGCCTGGAATCTCAAACGACGTCTCGAGGCTTTAACAAAGAATACTAGATGATGATTCTTTTGATCGATGCATCAACAAGCAGATGTTCTTATTATAACATCTAACATCAGGCGATACCAAGACAACTTTTACTACCTTTTTACTTCACCCCcacaaatttcaattttcttcactcctttaaaaaacttttttttcttttgctcCCTTTAGATTTTAATTGCCGAGTCCTAAATCGGGTAGTCAGCATAAAAATAAGTGTAATATATAGcggtatatatttttgtaagaaGAAATATtaagtagtaatttttaagaaaatcgaACACGTGTGCGACCATCTGTCGTCATCTTATGCTGCTTTTATTTGATCTTACAGGTTGTTGGTCcctttatttttgttttccataagaaattcaatttttgtttttttttttttaaatcgaaattttgtaatttaaaatttttttaacaaatccgttatttaatttaaatttattatttttaaaataaatatcaagactgtatatatttttttttttggtgaaagttttttttattgtataggaaaaaattttttttgtacgttggttattttatttaagacattttttgtcccttttaatcttataatatatagtataatATACAATCAAACTGAGGGCGGGAATACAAGTACAGTATAGGCTGCAATAGAAgtaaagaagaagaaaaagcaaaaaaaatactatggcAAGCAGGTCGAAAAGAATTCTAAAGAGAACCCAAACTCATCACAATAAAAAGAACAGTGTACTTTGTACATTCAAATACTATACCTGGatcagtataaattttttaataaaaaaaaatattttcaactactcacgtacactgtaaaaaattgggagtaaattcagattttatttaaatccgaagtCACTCCGCcacggagttccggagttttagaaaaaaattctccataTATACAGAATAAATCgggagtttgtttttccagttgagtgattttgaattgacgcgga
This window of the Microplitis mediator isolate UGA2020A chromosome 8, iyMicMedi2.1, whole genome shotgun sequence genome carries:
- the LOC130673259 gene encoding neurogenic protein big brain-like, yielding MAESTRDLDMHIINLLTKISAIQAKSKDRSKSHRIPMSTELRSFELWKAIAIECLSTFLFTLIVLGAACSSNVYGSGLSVLSTAIASGFTIAAIYLIFGHISGGHVNPAVSLAFAITRKISPLRATLYVAAQCGGGIAGAAALYFINIIQLLPPNGRSILAHEKLFLEITLSWFIVAAHLKADPAKNYSAFLATPASVLAAAYTASTLVANPFLNPARALGLAFVINKWECHWVYWVGPILGSAIASVIHRFVLCSKRQRARESRNIDDGDNSSLRSDEDTYDDFDKPTGPKFTSGYATYRPVTGASSIYSGPTTTALERVESIYGGTKSLYCKSPPLTRANLNRSQSVYAKSTSSPRDGFVIPKPGPLVPAQSLYQMRLGQASLPLPSREPLSSIIGAPQQSSSSASSHNPTQNHNSTNQNMQNQLQQCTQSIYGIRGISTSLSTRENGIYGVTTASSIYGRAPAPPPESQQQSSVSSSQANQSTSSQSHQPQNQNQNQNHNQNQNTSEGAITRRPESMYGHISRRSDDSAYGSYQGSNRGNYGKTTGPPPPPPSGFIGSVSFRDNRPSPGPIQQNQAQQNYQRNSPNPQY